One Globicephala melas chromosome 6, mGloMel1.2, whole genome shotgun sequence genomic window carries:
- the FOXB2 gene encoding forkhead box protein B2 — MPRPGKSSYSDQKPPYSYISLTAMAIQHSAEKMLPLSDIYKFIMERFPYYREHTQRWQNSLRHNLSFNDCFIKIPRRPDQPGKGSFWALHPDCGDMFENGSFLRRRKRFKVLRADHTHLHAGSAKGAPGAGPGGHLHPHHHHHAAAHHHHHHHPPQPPPPQPPPHMVHYFHQQPPPAPQPPPHFASQPPQQPPQPSHPGKMQEAAAVAAAAAAAAAAAVGSVGRLSQFPPYGLGSAAAAAAAAAAASTSGFKHPFAIENIIGRDYKGVLQAGGLPLASVMHHLGYPVPGQLGNVVSSVWPHVGVMDSVAAATAAAAAAGVPMGPEYGAFGVPVKALCHSTSQSLPAVPVPIKPTPALPPVAALPAALAVPAAAQQPPAPSTVCPAAAASPAVSLMEPTPPSAAESKGGSLHSVLVHS; from the coding sequence ATGCCGCGGCCGGGGAAGAGTTCGTACAGCGACCAAAAGCCGCCCTACTCTTACATCTCGCTGACCGCGATGGCCATCCAGCACTCGGCCGAGAAGATGCTGCCTCTGAGCGACATCTACAAGTTCATCATGGAGCGCTTCCCCTACTACCGCGAGCACACGCAGCGTTGGCAGAACAGCCTCCGGCACAACCTCTCCTTCAACGACTGCTTCATCAAGATCCCGCGGCGGCCCGACCAGCCCGGCAAGGGCAGCTTCTGGGCATTGCATCCCGACTGCGGCGACATGTTCGAGAACGGCAGCTTCCTGAGGCGCCGAAAGCGCTTCAAGGTGCTGCGCGCTGACCACACTCACCTGCACGCGGGAAGCGCCAAGGGCGCGCCAGGCGCTGGCCCCGGAGGGCACCTGCACCCGCACCACCACCATCACGCTGCCGcgcaccaccaccatcaccaccacccgcCCCAGCCGCCGCCGCCCCAGCCGCCGCCGCACATGGTGCATTATTTCCACCAGCAGCCGCCTCCGGCTCCGCAGCCGCCGCCGCACTTCGCGTCGCAGCCACCGCAGCAGCCGCCGCAGCCGTCTCACCCCGGCAAGATGCAGGAGGCGGCGGCCgtagcggcggcggcggcagcggcggcggcggcggccgtggGCAGCGTGGGGCGCCTGTCACAGTTCCCGCCCTACGGGCTGGGCTcggccgccgccgctgctgccgccgccgccgctgcgtCCACGTCGGGCTTCAAGCACCCGTTCGCCATCGAAAACATCATAGGCCGGGACTACAAGGGCGTGCTGCAGGCCGGCGGGCTGCCCTTGGCGTCCGTCATGCACCACCTGGGTTATCCCGTGCCGGGCCAGCTCGGCAACGTCGTCAGCTCCGTGTGGCCGCACGTCGGCGTCATGGATTCAGTGGCCGCGGCCAcggccgccgcggccgccgcggGCGTCCCCATGGGCCCGGAGTATGGGGCCTTCGGTGTACCGGTCAAGGCCCTGTGCCACTCGACAAGCCAGAGCCTGCCTGCGGTGCCCGTGCCCATCAAGCCGACTCCTGCGCTGCCACCGGTGGCCGCGCTGCCCGCAGCGCTCGCTGTCCCCGCGGCCGCACAGCAGCCGCCGGCACCGTCCACCGTGTGCCCGGCGGCCGCCGCCTCACCCGCCGTCTCTCTGATGGAGCCCACCCCTCCGAGTGCGGCCGAGAGCAAAGGCGGCTCTCTGCACTCGGTGCTGGTGCATTCTTAG